From the Ctenopharyngodon idella isolate HZGC_01 chromosome 3, HZGC01, whole genome shotgun sequence genome, one window contains:
- the atxn2l gene encoding ataxin-2-like protein isoform X4: MHMTKKNRNSVKTPSQSPPVFEGVYNNSRMLHFLTAVVGSRCDVMVKNGSLYEGIFKTLSSRCELAVDAVHKVKNEEGDGGGGGGTPVHPRREEITDTMIFGPSDLVTMICKDVDLNYAIRDTFTDSAIGSTRVNGDHKEKVLQRWDGGDSNGENFDLDADASNGWDASEMFRFNEETYGVKSTYDSSLSMYTVPLERGSSEGFRQREARAARLANEIEASSQYRHRVALENDEGRTEEDKYSAVVRDRDRDGGERERGRDSPGFSSAGSREGKYIPLPQRAREREMGVSGRGERGAVSTLPNRTNRPGPSSSSPRPLPSGSGQPIPPTDRSSPLSVRGGFSTHQSQSSPPTQPRPSEPGHSSPPSPHTLPHSLSHPQSLSDSARPVNGVSSRMSPKSQRPGQNNRNLRTSNSHSSPTVSRSPKPDAPSQDSPLATSPYVDTSSVNMVTPKPTGPTPLFPVDVNEILSKERTESPSSPQEGKSSKASQGQRSQLEELRRFGNDFRLPSSSSSSPKTLATDSPQTNPAHNTQTDSTPPTEAKTAPPTTLTAELAAEERSRETNAEGAATTTPSPTTPISAPSALSGTAMQNATAEGQTAGTPQPARTPGSEEGKPEAGERSEGMTDQVKKSTLNPNAKEFNPTKAPLSMVKPSATPTPPRPTPPSPTVVLQPPPGQGAIYNTQYLSYVSPIQIQGHSVQAPQMYPYPMTTVGQGKYPRTKGSVVTPRPDHSSSAPPMLQAAASAAGPPLVASPYPPSYLQYNQVISAMPHYPGQVPAFTFPVYSMLQGGPRMLGSGGHPQTLGPPGPQYPGQTEGPPAPQQGMYAPQSFSHHSGSIHHPQPSSTPTGSQPPPQHPAPSPGQSGQSGPQPQSLYHSGPLSAPTPPNMPPGHSSPQASYSLQGYSLPGHQPLPHPYSSLGQLTQAHVQGALSGPHHSGGHGPPPVMLLHAPPPPPQQGSGPQHGPPPPQQGPHQHYTYIGPPQVAHPPQQIPFHPPGN, encoded by the exons aaacAGAAACTCTGTGAAGACTCCCTCACAGTCACCACCT GTGTTTGAGGGTGTGTACAACAACTCCAGGATGCTCCACTTTCTCACAGCCGTGGTG GGCTCCAGATGTGATGTTATGGTGAAGAACGGCAGTTTATATGAGGGGATCTTCAAGACATTAAGCTCACGT TGTGAACTGGCAGTGGATGCGGTGCACAAGGTGAAAAATGAGGAAGGAGATGGAGGCGGTGGTGGCGGCACACCTGTCCATCCCAGGAGAGAAGAGATCACAGACACCATGATCTTTGGCCCTAGTGACCTCGTCACTATGATCTGCAAAGATGTGGATCTCAACTACGCTATCCGAG acacttttaCAGACTCTGCAATCGGCTCAACAAGAGTAAACGGTGACCACAAAGAGAAGGTCCTTCAAAGGTGGGATGGAGGCGATAGCAATGGAGAAAATTTTGACCTAGATGCAGATGCA TCTAATGGCTGGGATGCCAGCGAGATGTTCCGCTTTAATGAGGAGACCTATGGAGTGAAGTCCACCTATGACTCCAGTCTCTCCATGTACAC GGTTCCTCTAGAGCGGGGCAGCTCTGAGGGCTTCAGGCAGCGAGAAGCTCGAGCCGCCCGATTGGCCAATGAGATTGAAGCTAGTTCACAGTATCGTCACCGGGTAGCCCTGGAGAATGATGAAGGACGAACCGAGGAAGACAAATACAGCGCTGTGGTCCGGGACAGGGACCGTGATGGAGGAGAACGAGAAAGAGGAAGGGATAGCCCTGGGTTCTCCAGTGCTGGGAGCAG GGAGGGCAAGTACATTCCTCTACCCCAGAGAGCAAGGGAGCGAGAAATGGGAGTTTCTGGAAGGGGCGAAAGAGGAGCTGTATCCACCCTGCCTAATCGAACAAATAGACCTGGCCCCTCAAGCTCCTCCCCTAGACCCCTTCCCTCTGGTAGTGGTCAGCCCATTCCACCCACTGATAGGAGCAGCCCTCTGTCTGTCAGAGGAGGATTCTCTACACACCAATCACAGAGCAGCCCACCAACTCAGCCCCGCCCCTCAGAGCCAGGTCACTCTAGCCCCCCTTCCCCACACACACTCCCACATTCGCTTTCACACCCACAGTCTCTCTCAGACTCGGCTCGGCCTGTCAATGGAG TGTCATCTAGAATGTCACCCAAGTCTCAAAGGCCTGGGCAGAACAACAGAAACCTGCGTACCTCAAACTCTCACTCCTCCCCTACAG TCTCTCGTTCCCCCAAACCAGATGCTCCTTCCCAGGACTCTCCTCTTGCTACTTCTCCCTACGTGGATACCTCTTCAGTTAACATGGTGACCCCAAAACCCACTGGCCCCACCCCTCTGTTCCCTGTAGATG TGAATGAAATTCTGTCTAAGGAAAGGACAGAGAGTCCATCTAGTCCACAGGAGGGAAAAAGCAGCAAAG CCTCTCAAGGCCAGAGATCACAACTCGAGGAGCTTCGCAGGTTTGGTAATGATTTTAGG CTTCCATCTAGTTCTAGTTCCAGCCCCAAAACTTTGGCCACTGACTCTCCTCAAACAAACCCCGCCcacaacacacaaacagactCCACCCCTCCTACAGAAGCTAAAACAGCCCCGCCCACAACTCTGACTGCAGAGCTTGCAGCAGAGGAAAGAAGTAGAGAGACAAATGCAGAGGGGGCGGCGACCACCACCCCTTCACCAACCACACCCATCTCTGCACCCTCTGCCCTGTCTGGCACTGCCATGCAAAACGCAACTGCAGAAGGGCAAACGGCAGGGACGCCCCAACCCGCAAGGACCCCAGGCAGTGAGGAGGGCAAACCAGAGGCCGGTGAGAGATCAGAGGGCATGACTGA TCAGGTGAAGAAATCTACACTCAACCCCAACGCCAAAGAGTTCAACCCCACCAAGGCTCCTCTCAGCATG GTGAAGCCCTCGGCCACTCCCACCCCGCCACGGCCAACTCCGCCCAGCCCCACAGTGGTGTTGCAGCCCCCACCAGGCCAGGGAGCCATTTACAACACCCAGTACCTGAGCTATGTCTCGCCCATCCAGATACAGGGTCACTCTGTACAG GCACCTCAGATGTACCCGTATCCCATGACAACTGTTGGTCAAGGGAAGTACCCAAGAACAAAAG GTTCTGTAGTGACTCCTCGTCCTGACCACAGCTCTTCAGCACCCCCTATGCTCCAGGCTGCGGCATCAGCAGCAGGACCTCCTCTGGTGGCGTCTCCTTACCCTCCCTCATATCTACAGTACAACCAGGTCATATCAGCAATGCCCCACTACCCTGGACAGGTACCAGCCTTCACGTTTCCG GTATACTCTATGCTCCAGGGTGGACCACGAATGCTCGGATCAGGAGGTCACCCACAGACACTGGGTCCCCCAGGCCCACAGTACCCTGGTCAGACTGAAGGACCGCCAGCCCCTCAGCAGGGGATGTATg CTCCGCAGTCATTCTCTCATCACTCTGGTTCCATCCATCATCCTCAGCCCTCCAGCACCCCCACAGGCAGCCAGCCACCCCCTCAACACCCCGCCCCCAGTCCAGGACAG TCTGGTCAGTCTGGTCCTCAGCCTCAGTCTTTGTACCACTCTGGGCCGCTGTCAGCCCCCACACCCCCTAACATGCCTCCAGGACACAGCTCCCCACAGGCCTCCTACTCCCTTCAGGGCTACAGCCTGCCGGGACACCAGCCCCTGCCTCACCCGTACTCCTCTCTAGGACAGCTGACACAG GCCCATGTTCAAGGTGCTCTCTCGGGTCCTCACCACTCTGGAGGTCACGGCCCACCACCTGTGATGTTGCTTCATGCCCCGCCACCTCCCCCTCAGCAGGGTTCTGGCCCCCAGCATGGACCTCCCCCACCTCAACAGGGGCCCCACCAGCACTACACCTACATTGGACCACCTCAGG TGGCTCATCCTCCGCAGCAGATTCCATTCCACCCTCCTGGAAACTGA